One Armatimonadota bacterium genomic window carries:
- the ssb gene encoding single-stranded DNA-binding protein has protein sequence MSVNRVVLSGRLTADPELRETSTGKSVATFTIAVQKKGKPREGEPTADFLRITTWGHSAKYVHDYLLKGRLVACDGRIQTRRWQDQTGQNRESMEIVADNVYALDRRRDVGPKKQDDDYDPFAEEAS, from the coding sequence ATGAGTGTGAATCGGGTCGTATTGAGTGGCCGTTTGACGGCCGATCCTGAATTGAGAGAGACGTCGACGGGGAAGAGTGTGGCGACGTTCACGATTGCTGTCCAAAAGAAGGGCAAGCCTCGCGAGGGGGAGCCGACCGCCGATTTTCTGCGCATCACGACATGGGGACACTCGGCAAAGTACGTTCACGACTATCTGTTGAAGGGGCGCTTGGTGGCGTGCGATGGGCGTATCCAGACTCGGCGATGGCAGGATCAGACGGGGCAGAATCGGGAGTCGATGGAGATCGTGGCGGATAACGTGTATGCGCTCGATCGTCGTCGGGACGTCGGTCCGAAGAAGCAGGACGACGACTACGATCCGTTTGCGGAAGAGGCCAGCTAA
- the rmuC gene encoding DNA recombination protein RmuC — MSSISILFLLVGLALGAGVAVLMVRSRFQVMESAMRERMENAENDSKEKQAKVSELLSLEGEIRHLRESIQARTQEAESERSERIKAQTELQTSQSVVAEKEEALARERKRFLEEKEQLENSFANLSKQALSQAQESFLQLAKEKFADERKVGQKEIDEVLAPMKQTLEQLREHTRDLEQKRTESYTELMTQVRGLMASTNRLGNALQRPEVRGSWGELTLRRAAEHAGLVEGTDFEMQVSTSTEDGRFRPDMIVRLPNDRVIVVDAKTPLHAYLAASETQDPSEKQVRLKEHSAQVKKHILQLSTKSYQGLYADTADFVVMFVPSEALYQVAIQEDPGLLDEAFNRKVILANPMTLVALLKTIANGMQQQKAYENALQIAKLGGELHDSVAVFAEHFSGVGKALGSAVKKYNEGIGSLERNVLPKTRRIKEMGAKTQKALEEPEILNAVVKPHSLPTAAKDEVETESLF; from the coding sequence ATGTCTAGTATTTCGATTCTTTTCCTGTTGGTCGGACTAGCCCTTGGGGCTGGAGTGGCGGTCCTGATGGTTCGGTCGCGATTCCAAGTGATGGAATCGGCGATGCGAGAACGCATGGAGAATGCGGAAAACGACTCGAAGGAAAAGCAGGCCAAGGTGTCCGAACTTCTCTCCCTCGAGGGCGAGATTCGGCATTTGCGGGAGAGCATTCAGGCGCGAACCCAGGAAGCGGAATCGGAGCGGAGTGAGCGGATCAAAGCTCAAACTGAGCTTCAGACCTCGCAGAGCGTGGTGGCCGAAAAGGAAGAGGCCTTGGCGCGGGAGCGCAAGCGATTTCTTGAAGAGAAGGAGCAACTGGAGAACTCCTTCGCGAACCTTTCCAAGCAGGCCCTGAGTCAGGCGCAAGAGTCGTTCTTGCAGTTGGCCAAGGAGAAGTTTGCGGACGAGCGAAAGGTTGGCCAGAAGGAGATCGACGAAGTGCTAGCACCGATGAAGCAGACGCTGGAGCAGCTTCGGGAGCATACGCGCGACCTGGAACAGAAGCGAACAGAGTCGTATACCGAGTTGATGACGCAGGTTCGCGGGCTGATGGCCTCGACAAACCGGTTGGGAAACGCACTTCAGCGGCCGGAGGTTCGCGGGTCCTGGGGCGAATTGACGTTGCGGCGGGCGGCGGAACATGCCGGGCTGGTCGAGGGAACCGATTTCGAGATGCAGGTCAGCACGTCGACCGAGGACGGCCGGTTCCGGCCGGACATGATTGTGCGATTGCCGAATGATCGGGTGATTGTGGTGGACGCAAAGACGCCGCTTCATGCCTATTTGGCGGCGAGCGAAACACAGGACCCGAGCGAGAAGCAGGTGCGGCTGAAGGAGCACTCAGCGCAGGTTAAGAAGCACATTCTTCAGCTATCGACCAAGTCGTATCAGGGCTTGTATGCGGATACAGCGGACTTTGTGGTCATGTTTGTGCCCAGCGAGGCGCTGTATCAGGTCGCGATTCAGGAAGACCCCGGATTGTTGGACGAGGCGTTCAATCGGAAAGTGATCCTGGCCAACCCGATGACGCTGGTGGCGTTGCTCAAGACGATTGCGAACGGGATGCAGCAACAGAAGGCTTATGAGAATGCGCTCCAGATCGCTAAGCTTGGCGGAGAGCTACACGACTCGGTCGCGGTTTTTGCCGAGCACTTCTCGGGAGTCGGGAAGGCACTTGGCTCGGCAGTGAAGAAGTACAACGAGGGAATCGGATCGCTTGAGAGAAACGTGCTGCCAAAGACGCGACGCATCAAGGAGATGGGCGCGAAGACGCAGAAGGCTCTTGAAGAACCGGAAATCCTGAACGCGGTGGTGAAGCCGCATTCGCTGCCGACTGCGGCTAAAGACGAGGTCGAAACCGAATCGCTATTTTGA
- a CDS encoding twin-arginine translocation pathway signal protein, whose product MQNDDAPVGTIYTRREALTIAAKAGLGLTAGSLFSFAGASAPFQQTQPKVNLIASPELTEGPFFVDEKLDRANLLSGTSRPSVVKATPLELELLIYKLVNDKHEPLPLAQIDVWHCDAKGVYSDENHPMNHENTARQTWLRGYQLTDTHGTAKFRTIIPGWYEGRTPHIHFKIRTFSKKMQATAEFTSQFFFDEALLKKVYAKDPYRDKGMPDTHNSTDNIYADRQIDGSLAGSHMLLDLQPSKSGGYATKFTVVLTDKNFHAGRRGFGGGFPPPPGGGFGGGWESF is encoded by the coding sequence ATGCAAAACGACGACGCACCCGTAGGAACAATCTACACTCGACGAGAAGCGCTCACCATCGCTGCGAAGGCCGGACTGGGTTTAACCGCCGGATCACTGTTCTCCTTTGCAGGCGCATCTGCCCCGTTTCAGCAGACTCAACCAAAAGTCAATCTCATCGCCAGTCCCGAGTTGACCGAGGGCCCATTCTTCGTGGACGAAAAGCTGGATCGCGCCAACCTCTTGTCCGGCACCAGCCGTCCGTCAGTGGTCAAAGCCACTCCGCTCGAACTGGAATTGCTGATCTACAAGTTGGTTAACGACAAACACGAACCGCTCCCGCTCGCCCAAATCGATGTCTGGCATTGCGACGCCAAAGGCGTGTATTCCGACGAGAACCACCCGATGAACCACGAGAACACTGCCCGCCAAACCTGGCTTCGTGGTTACCAACTAACCGATACGCACGGAACCGCCAAGTTCCGCACGATCATTCCGGGCTGGTACGAAGGGCGTACCCCACACATCCACTTCAAGATTCGCACCTTCTCCAAAAAGATGCAGGCGACCGCCGAGTTCACATCCCAATTCTTCTTCGACGAAGCCCTCCTCAAGAAGGTGTACGCCAAGGACCCCTACCGCGACAAGGGAATGCCCGACACTCACAATTCAACCGACAACATCTACGCCGACCGACAAATCGACGGCTCCTTGGCTGGCTCGCACATGCTCCTCGACCTTCAGCCGTCCAAGTCTGGAGGTTACGCCACTAAGTTCACGGTCGTCCTCACCGACAAGAATTTCCATGCTGGACGACGCGGATTCGGCGGTGGATTCCCGCCCCCTCCGGGCGGTGGCTTCGGCGGCGGATGGGAGAGCTTTTAG
- the ispH gene encoding 4-hydroxy-3-methylbut-2-enyl diphosphate reductase — MDRILLAAPRGFCAGVAYAIEIVDLALKVHGAPLYVRHAIVHNEWVVKNFESQGVIFVEDISDIPNGMPVVYSAHGVSPEVRRQSDERKLKIVDATCPLVTKVHNEARHYAAKGYFMIYIGHRGHVEAEGTMGEAPNRMVLVETPEDAEQLDIPHYDKLAVLSQTTLSVDEVMATMAVLERRFPHLEKPKKGDICYATTNRQMAIRELAKECDLVLVVGSTTSSNSNRLREVAEQYGAEAHLLMSTDEIKPEWRTEYRSVGISSGASTPEVLVQEIIGSLLNGRTGIPVEVLETVKEDVAFKPNRELLELAQAR; from the coding sequence GTGGATCGAATTTTGCTTGCCGCACCCCGAGGATTTTGCGCTGGAGTGGCCTACGCAATCGAAATTGTCGATCTCGCCCTGAAGGTGCACGGCGCGCCGCTTTATGTTCGCCACGCGATTGTGCACAACGAGTGGGTCGTTAAGAATTTCGAGAGCCAAGGCGTGATTTTCGTCGAGGACATCTCCGACATTCCCAATGGAATGCCGGTGGTTTACAGCGCCCACGGCGTATCGCCCGAGGTTCGACGTCAGTCGGACGAGCGAAAGCTGAAGATCGTGGACGCGACCTGCCCGCTGGTGACCAAGGTTCACAACGAGGCGCGGCACTATGCGGCGAAGGGCTATTTCATGATCTACATAGGCCACCGCGGCCATGTGGAGGCCGAAGGGACGATGGGCGAGGCTCCGAACCGAATGGTCTTGGTTGAGACACCCGAGGACGCCGAACAGCTTGATATTCCGCACTACGACAAGCTGGCGGTGCTTTCGCAAACGACGCTCTCGGTCGATGAAGTGATGGCGACGATGGCGGTGTTGGAGCGCCGGTTCCCGCACCTCGAAAAGCCGAAGAAAGGCGATATTTGCTACGCCACCACGAACCGCCAGATGGCGATTCGCGAATTGGCCAAGGAGTGCGATTTGGTTTTGGTGGTGGGTTCGACGACGTCGTCGAATTCCAACCGGCTGCGCGAGGTTGCCGAGCAGTACGGTGCCGAGGCTCATCTGCTGATGAGCACGGACGAGATTAAGCCCGAGTGGCGAACCGAGTACCGATCAGTTGGCATTTCGTCGGGCGCTTCGACGCCGGAGGTGCTGGTCCAAGAGATCATCGGTTCCTTGCTGAACGGCCGAACGGGAATTCCTGTCGAGGTCTTGGAGACCGTGAAGGAAGACGTCGCGTTCAAGCCGAACCGCGAACTGCTGGAACTGGCTCAGGCTCGATAG
- a CDS encoding alcohol dehydrogenase catalytic domain-containing protein yields the protein MVPWSFDRRTPRPGDVLIDILYCGVCHSDLHQVRNEWGGTMYPIVPGHEIIGRVAEVGSEVTKWKVGDTVGVGVFVDSCRQCPNCLAGEEQYCDDGMTGTYNAKERDGSGITYGGYSTKITVDQNYVLSIPEGVPLEGAAPLLCAGITTYSPLRHWKVGPGMNVAVVGLGGLGHMGVKFAHAMGAHVTVISHSDKKREDSKRLGADDFINTSEEGAFQKNAKRFDFILNTISANHSYNDYLGLLALNGTMCLVGLPEPTAVAAFPLVGRRRSLAGSMIGGIKETQEMLNFCAEKGLAADVEVISMSYINEAYERMLRSDVRYRFVIDIASLK from the coding sequence ATGGTTCCCTGGTCGTTTGACCGCCGAACGCCTCGTCCCGGCGATGTACTGATCGATATTCTCTACTGCGGCGTCTGCCACTCCGACCTCCACCAGGTCCGCAACGAGTGGGGCGGAACCATGTACCCGATCGTGCCCGGCCACGAGATCATCGGCCGCGTCGCCGAAGTCGGATCCGAGGTAACCAAATGGAAAGTCGGCGACACCGTCGGCGTCGGTGTGTTTGTCGACTCTTGCCGCCAATGCCCTAACTGTCTAGCCGGCGAGGAGCAGTACTGCGACGACGGAATGACGGGAACCTACAACGCCAAGGAGCGCGACGGCTCCGGCATCACGTACGGCGGGTACTCCACCAAAATCACGGTTGACCAGAACTACGTCCTCAGCATTCCCGAGGGCGTCCCGCTTGAGGGCGCTGCGCCCCTGCTCTGCGCTGGCATCACCACCTACTCGCCCCTCCGCCACTGGAAGGTCGGTCCTGGCATGAACGTGGCTGTGGTTGGCCTTGGCGGCCTTGGACACATGGGTGTTAAGTTCGCCCACGCGATGGGTGCCCATGTCACCGTCATCTCTCACTCCGACAAAAAGCGCGAAGACTCCAAGCGACTCGGTGCCGACGACTTCATCAACACTAGCGAAGAGGGAGCCTTCCAAAAGAACGCTAAGCGGTTCGACTTCATCCTCAACACGATCTCAGCGAACCACTCCTACAACGACTACCTCGGCCTCCTGGCCCTCAACGGCACGATGTGCCTGGTGGGCCTCCCCGAGCCGACCGCCGTCGCCGCTTTCCCCCTCGTTGGGCGACGGCGCAGTCTGGCCGGCTCGATGATCGGTGGCATCAAGGAGACTCAGGAAATGCTGAACTTCTGCGCCGAAAAGGGCCTCGCCGCCGACGTCGAAGTGATCTCCATGTCGTACATCAACGAAGCGTACGAACGCATGCTCAGGAGCGACGTTCGTTACCGCTTCGTCATCGATATCGCGAGCCTGAAGTAG